The following DNA comes from Myxococcales bacterium.
TCACGATCGCGTCAATCTCGTCTCGGCGGATTTCTTCCGCGATCAATCCGGTATTGGTCGTGACCCCGCAATCGACCATCAAGGTGCCGTTCGGATCGCGCAGCAGAAACGCCGACTGGCGTCTTCCGCCAGCCCCAAAGGCGTCGCTGGTTCCGATGAAATGAATTTCGCTCACGAGTGCTCTCCGCACGAAATGAATTGCCCCTGGGCGAAGACGCCATCGTTGGCCACGGTTCCGGTCGGCACCTCTTCGCCATCCCAGACGACGCAGCGCGTGAGCTGGACGTCGTCGCCGATCTTGGCTCGTGCTCCGATCACCAACTCGTCGTCAAGCATGACGCCTCGTTCTCTTGCCCGGGCGTCGTAGTCGAAAAACGAAAGTGCTGGCGGGTGCAGATTGACCCGGAGGTATTCCTCGGGGGTTCCGACCGGTTCCCAGGTGCAGCGGTCTTGCGCGAGGAGTTCGCCCGTCACTCCGCCAGTTCCTTCCTCGAGCAGCGGCACCAACCAGTCGCGCAGATCCTCGAAGCAGTCCCGCTCCGGGAGGCTTTCGAGAGCCGCTCGCGAAAACACCCTGGCGCCGGTGAATACGCCTGAGGCGTGTTCCTGCCCCAGATCGAGACTGTTGGCGATGCGCCGCACAGCGCCCCCCTCCGAGATGCC
Coding sequences within:
- a CDS encoding NTP transferase domain-containing protein encodes the protein MTRAMILAAGLGTRMRRLSDLCAKPALPVRGTPVIAFLLELLKSHGVSEVVVNLHHRPESIREAVHAFKPSGLEVTFSEETVPLGTGGGIRRARDFLMGSDPSLVLTGDMLLDIDLSGLVSRHQKRGDLATLVLCEDSRVDRFGSIGISEGGAVRRIANSLDLGQEHASGVFTGARVFSRAALESLPERDCFEDLRDWLVPLLEEGTGGVTGELLAQDRCTWEPVGTPEEYLRVNLHPPALSFFDYDARARERGVMLDDELVIGARAKIGDDVQLTRCVVWDGEEVPTGTVANDGVFAQGQFISCGEHS